The sequence CGGCAACATCGTTGATTTAGGGACCTACGGCGTCGACGAACTCGCGGACATCCTTGAGGAACGTCGGCAGGTCGGCCTTCAGCCCGGCGTGATCGATGAGGACCAGTTGCGGACACTCGCTGACATGACTGCAGGGAAGGCTCGGCGAGCAATCTTCGCGCTACGGGCTGCCGCCGAGCTGGCACACGACCGTCGCCATCGCCAGATTCGTAGCGAGGATATCGACGATTCACTTGACCGAGCAGACCAGCGACTCCGCGAGGAACATCTCGCATCGCTGCCGTTCCATCATCACGTGGTCTACGAACTCGTACGGCGACACGGGCCACTGGCTCCCTCGGAGCTGCATGATATCTACGAGAAGACAGCTGAGTCTCTGTATCGAAGTACCGAACAAACGCCGATCGGCGAGCGAGCGCGACGGAATAAGCTCTCGAAGTTGGAAGCGTACGACCTGATCGAGGTCCTCGGAGCAAATCGGCACAGAGAATACCGAGTCTGTGACCGCGCTGTTGCTTCGGATCTGGAAATCGCACCGTCTGCAAGGTAGCTAACCACCTTTGCTTGTCCAGTGGCCCGGCCACTGGACGTATGAGTTGTTTGTGAATCTGAAAACGACGGGAACGACCTACTTAGAGGTTAAAAACGGGGTAGATAATGCCCGTCAATACTTTGTGTCGGTAGGTAACTAAGTAAGTATGTACGCAAACGGGTATGGGACCGAATATGGCAAAAACAGAACCTAACGAACCAAAGCACCGGACTGAGTCCGTCTCTGAAGTCTTGGCGGAGATGACGGGCAGGCCTGTGTCCGAATTCGAAGCCGATGAACACGACTTCCCTGACCTTGACGACCTAGAGACGGTCCCCGAAGACGAGTGGTAATCAGGGCGAGTAGTACTTTCCAGAGAGGTTGTTTCTGCGTTCGAAATCGAGAGTTAATCGCCGAGACTTGTCTAAGAGATACAGCTCACAGTGTTTCGGATAGTCGTTGATGGGTTTATTCGGGAAACCACGCCGGACCTTATATTTCGTCCCGTCAGGGTCTATCAAATCCAAATGTAGGCCCTCTTGAGTGACATCATGACCGCGTTTTGAATGTGGATTGTGGTCGAATCGAGCTAACGGTCCCCAGTCGTTTTTGCCAGGACCGACGAGTGCAACATTGTATTCGAGTTGGATAGTAAACTTCTCGACGTCCCCATTGGCTGTCTCGATGTGGACTCGGAGACGAACATACGGCAGGTCAAAATCGTTAACATAGTCTGTCTCCTGCACGCTTTCTCGAAAAACCGGTTTGAGCGGTGTGGGTAAAAAGTCCCTCATTGAAACGGCTATCAAATAACACAGCATCTGTTTCTCGCGGAAATGCAAGGGGGTATTAATAGCCTCCTACCCGTCGGCAAGCACTGTATACAGCAGTGGACCACCTCGCGCCGTCGTGGGACCTGGCTTGAACAGGTCCCGGCGCGGGGTCGCGGTCAGTCAGTGGGTGAGTTCAGAAACCATCGCAACCCATGCAAAACACGCACGCAATTGAACAAAAAGGTAGAGGTATCGCTGTCGCGCTCAGGCCGTCGCCACGAGATGCTGGTGCTGGTTCTGGGCGGGCGTCGGCTGGAGCATCAGTCCAGCCAGTGCCAGCTCCCGGAGCACTTCCGGCGGGACACCCTCGGTCTCACGAAGTACGGCATCGAGCGTCCAGGCGTCGTACTCGGAGCGCACCGGCGGCGTCGTTTCGACTACGGCGGTCGGGGCCGTCTCCCGGAGCGCCCGGGCGGCACGCTGGACTCGCTGGCGGTTCTCGACCGTACAGCGAACGCTCTTACTCATGCATTCAGCCTCCGCGCGAGATCGTCGACGAGCGAGCCCCCGACGTGTGGGCCAACGGCCCAGCCGCGTTCGTCCTGCGTGCACTCGCACCACCCTGCGAGTGTTTCATAGGGCGTGTCTGCGAGTTTGACCTTCTCGGCGCGGTTGTCGCGAGCGACGACGGCCACGGCGAACTCGTACGAGTCCCAGTAGTGGGCCGCGCCTTCGCCGTCGACGCCCAAGAACAGTGGGCAGCCCTGCGTGAGCAGTTCACGGGCAATACGTTCCTGCGGATGTGCGTCAGTCGTGCCGACAGATTTACTAGTCGGCGAAGCAGACTTACTCATGGTTCGCAGTGGAACCGACGCGCCTGGTGTTCCAGCACCCGGCGCGATTCGCGTTCTCGAAAGCACGAAATCGCCCAGCGGCGCGTCTGTTCCTATCAAAAACATAGTGCCCCAACCACCATAAAACCTTTCCAACGCTGGAATAATATATTACTCAATGAACTCCAAGAGGGGGCCGAATATGAAAGGACCAACCGAAAAAGAAGTCCTTCTATTCGTCCGCGAGAACAGTCACCCGTTCGTCACAACCAACGATGTAGCGGAAGAGTTCTCATCAGTAAGCAAGCGAACCATCAGAAAGCGACTGAACAGCCTTGTAGCGAACGATCAGCTGTCCAAAAGAGAGGTTGGTGCAAACTCAGTAGTTTGGCACGACCGTCCTTAGGATTCTGCATCCATCAGGGCCCGCTTGCCTTCGTCACTAAGCCAGTATACTTTGGTTGTACCAACAGTCCGCACGTTCAGCAAACCATCCTCTACAAGCTGGTTGAGACGGTTTCTGGTTTGTTTTTGACCCACCTCAACTTCGTCCACGATATCGGATGCAGTCGCAAATCCTTCTGGCCGAATTCTAATCTGCCTAAGAAATACAATATCGTCATCAGCAGGTTCTGGGCCAGGCACTGCTGGCAATTTTATTCGCCATGTTCAAAG comes from Haloarcula marismortui ATCC 43049 and encodes:
- a CDS encoding Cdc6/Cdc18 family protein, translated to MITKTHVFEDTYFPRRLRHREAEMDFVTNAFEPVVRGQQADDILIHGPQGVGKTIFARYALNHLTQRTAVQHARIGCLGKSTAGIVRAVLEDLPGPDPHSTMPREDLCLELQERVDEPTIVVLDEADDLPFTHALDRLADVDGLSMVVVCHDDDGWLSHVNDSIRHRFVGNIVDLGTYGVDELADILEERRQVGLQPGVIDEDQLRTLADMTAGKARRAIFALRAAAELAHDRRHRQIRSEDIDDSLDRADQRLREEHLASLPFHHHVVYELVRRHGPLAPSELHDIYEKTAESLYRSTEQTPIGERARRNKLSKLEAYDLIEVLGANRHREYRVCDRAVASDLEIAPSAR
- a CDS encoding DeoR family transcriptional regulator, which encodes MKGPTEKEVLLFVRENSHPFVTTNDVAEEFSSVSKRTIRKRLNSLVANDQLSKREVGANSVVWHDRP